The Deltaproteobacteria bacterium genome has a segment encoding these proteins:
- a CDS encoding CofH family radical SAM protein → MLIQKKLFLNTPVSDSSLTGVAEKITNHTRLDSFDAKLILNSSDIHLIGAMAEYKKKVKSGNLIYFTVNKHINYTNVCRVHCQVCAFKRGKHASDAYVLDIDHIINSLKLYGDNLDEVHIVGGLNPDLPFDYYISMIKIIKTNFPGITVKAFTATEINFFASLYKTTIHDVLSKLLDAGLDTMPGGGAEMLSDHIRAMLFKGKEQKDVWLETHRTAHSLGIKTNATMLYGHIETDDDIINHLEELRKLQDQTYGFLTFVPLVFHPDNTPMYRKVRTPSAIRKLKIIALSRLYLDNFPHIKAYWVMLSEGITQIALHFGADDIDGTIGEEKVTHAAGAKTPYGLAKDKMVNIIKDAGYVPAQRDGIYKIIKLYDK, encoded by the coding sequence ATGCTAATACAGAAAAAATTATTTTTAAATACGCCGGTATCGGATTCATCACTAACTGGTGTGGCTGAGAAGATAACTAACCATACAAGGCTTGATTCTTTTGATGCAAAGTTAATCTTAAATTCATCAGATATACATCTGATTGGTGCAATGGCTGAGTATAAAAAAAAGGTGAAAAGCGGTAACCTTATCTATTTTACAGTAAACAAACACATAAACTACACAAACGTCTGCAGGGTTCATTGTCAGGTATGTGCATTTAAAAGAGGAAAACATGCATCAGATGCATACGTTTTAGACATAGATCACATTATTAACAGCCTGAAACTGTATGGCGATAATCTTGATGAGGTCCATATTGTTGGCGGTCTTAATCCCGATTTGCCTTTTGATTATTACATATCAATGATAAAAATAATAAAAACAAATTTCCCCGGAATAACTGTTAAAGCATTTACTGCGACCGAGATTAACTTTTTTGCAAGTCTTTATAAAACAACAATCCATGATGTGTTATCCAAATTACTTGATGCAGGCCTGGATACAATGCCTGGCGGAGGAGCGGAGATGTTATCCGATCATATCAGAGCCATGTTATTTAAAGGGAAAGAACAAAAAGATGTATGGCTTGAAACCCATAGAACGGCACACTCACTCGGCATAAAAACTAACGCCACAATGCTTTACGGTCATATCGAAACGGATGACGATATTATCAATCACCTTGAAGAACTGAGAAAACTTCAGGATCAGACATACGGGTTTCTTACATTCGTTCCTTTAGTTTTTCATCCGGACAATACGCCTATGTACAGAAAGGTCCGGACTCCTTCTGCTATACGCAAACTTAAGATTATAGCATTGTCACGGCTTTATCTTGACAATTTTCCACACATAAAAGCTTACTGGGTTATGCTGTCGGAAGGTATTACACAAATAGCGCTCCATTTTGGAGCCGATGATATAGATGGCACGATAGGTGAAGAAAAGGTAACACACGCAGCAGGTGCAAAAACACCTTACGGTCTTGCAAAAGATAAAATGGTCAATATAATCAAGGATGCCGGTTACGTACCTGCTCAGAGAGACGGAATATATAAAATAATAAAATTGTACGATAAATAG
- a CDS encoding 2-hydroxyacyl-CoA dehydratase family protein, with product MTQFNVSSTMKEIMAAYYLEAKNASYNNTPVAWITSGAPVEFLYSMGVIPVYPENYAPMCAITRVSKDLIEVSEAAGYSMDVCSYARTNIGVDMTQGGPIMGLPKPDMLIVGTNICHTVVNWFAIHARKYNVPMYMIDMPFLHDGMTQDAKDYVVKQFYGLQDFLSRTLKKPFDKDKFRETLILAGETSALWKKILEIGKKKPSPINSFDTFIHLAPIVTLRGTQRAVDYYRQFYDELVDRSNKGIGSIQHERIRLLWDNLPIWYKMKYLSEMLGNRGAALVVSTYTNSWAAIEGDIDINLDEAKAYDELARAYLSPYINRDFNYRIEYLVNLINEFSLDGIVFHSDRSCKPYSIGQYLIKEEITKRTGKPCLIIEADMNDPRMFSDAQVETRVEAFLEGFEK from the coding sequence ATGACACAATTTAATGTGTCATCCACAATGAAAGAAATAATGGCGGCGTATTATCTTGAAGCAAAGAACGCTTCGTACAACAATACCCCTGTGGCATGGATTACATCGGGCGCACCTGTAGAGTTTCTTTATTCAATGGGCGTAATACCTGTATATCCTGAGAATTACGCACCAATGTGTGCAATAACAAGGGTCAGTAAAGATCTTATAGAGGTAAGTGAAGCAGCAGGATATTCAATGGATGTTTGCTCTTATGCAAGAACAAACATAGGCGTAGATATGACTCAGGGTGGACCTATCATGGGTTTACCAAAACCGGATATGCTTATTGTGGGAACGAATATATGCCATACGGTTGTAAACTGGTTTGCAATACATGCAAGAAAATATAATGTCCCGATGTATATGATTGATATGCCGTTTTTACATGACGGTATGACTCAGGATGCTAAGGATTATGTTGTAAAACAATTTTACGGGTTACAGGATTTTTTATCCAGAACATTAAAAAAGCCTTTTGATAAGGATAAGTTCAGAGAAACGCTCATTTTGGCAGGAGAAACATCCGCGTTATGGAAGAAGATCCTGGAGATCGGGAAGAAAAAGCCATCGCCCATAAACTCTTTTGACACATTTATTCATCTCGCACCTATTGTAACACTCAGGGGTACACAAAGGGCGGTTGATTATTACCGGCAGTTTTATGATGAGCTTGTTGATCGCAGCAACAAAGGCATTGGCTCAATACAGCATGAGAGGATCAGGCTGTTATGGGATAATCTACCCATATGGTATAAGATGAAATACCTTTCTGAAATGCTCGGCAATCGCGGTGCTGCACTTGTTGTATCCACATACACAAACTCATGGGCAGCCATAGAGGGCGATATAGACATAAATCTTGATGAGGCAAAGGCTTATGATGAGCTTGCAAGAGCTTATCTCTCACCTTACATAAACAGGGATTTTAACTATAGGATTGAGTACCTTGTTAACCTGATAAATGAATTTTCACTTGACGGTATTGTATTTCATTCCGACAGAAGCTGTAAACCTTATTCGATAGGACAGTACCTTATAAAAGAAGAAATTACAAAAAGAACCGGTAAGCCATGCCTTATCATTGAAGCAGATATGAATGACCCCAGAATGTTTTCCGATGCACAGGTAGAAACAAGGGTGGAGGCATTCTTGGAAGGTTTTGAAAAATGA
- a CDS encoding 2-hydroxyacyl-CoA dehydratase family protein, whose product MFEKFKGINSDSIGTVKYWKQKTGRKVIGVMPAYFPKVVITALDAYPVAYIGENIPIVQADTYLQSFSCTTTRTILEQALKGDMDYVDGFIFTTMCDNQQNLSEIFKKLFKNKRTINFMIPFASSIPARSSFTKAQMEKTISALEQITGNIFSLENFNKAKAIYERLGVLINELYDLRRRSPAIISAYDFYSIINAGLFLPVDEYIKLLEPVIHELKNKPVNSEDNYRVIISGITAEPLSLTKIFDEVGLAVADDDLTNGSRLYSKGVLQGIDQESLDRYLFGGEPCSTLYDPSRDRKEHLLKKAKAHKATVVFWQIKFCEPEAFDRPDIIDHLKQHNVKTHVFEVELQMNSFESIKTRLQAFKELMEV is encoded by the coding sequence ATGTTTGAAAAATTTAAAGGGATAAATTCGGATAGCATTGGAACGGTAAAATACTGGAAGCAAAAAACTGGGAGAAAGGTCATAGGTGTTATGCCTGCATATTTCCCTAAGGTTGTTATCACGGCACTTGATGCTTATCCTGTTGCTTATATTGGAGAGAATATCCCTATTGTCCAGGCAGATACATATCTTCAGTCATTCTCCTGTACAACTACAAGAACGATACTTGAGCAGGCTTTAAAAGGGGATATGGACTATGTGGATGGATTTATATTCACAACCATGTGTGATAACCAGCAAAACCTTTCCGAGATTTTTAAAAAATTATTCAAGAATAAAAGGACAATAAACTTTATGATACCTTTTGCATCTTCAATCCCAGCGAGAAGCTCATTTACAAAAGCACAAATGGAAAAAACAATATCAGCTCTTGAGCAGATCACCGGCAATATTTTTTCTTTAGAGAACTTTAATAAGGCAAAGGCCATTTATGAAAGGCTGGGTGTACTGATAAACGAGTTGTATGATCTGCGGCGCAGAAGTCCTGCGATTATATCCGCGTATGATTTTTATTCTATTATAAATGCGGGTTTATTCCTGCCGGTAGATGAATACATAAAGTTGTTGGAACCTGTTATCCACGAGTTAAAGAATAAACCAGTTAACAGTGAAGACAATTATAGAGTTATCATATCTGGAATTACCGCGGAGCCGTTATCCCTTACGAAGATATTTGATGAAGTAGGGCTGGCTGTTGCCGATGATGATCTGACCAATGGATCAAGACTATATTCAAAGGGCGTACTTCAGGGAATAGATCAAGAAAGTCTTGATAGATACTTGTTCGGCGGAGAGCCTTGCTCTACATTGTATGACCCTTCAAGGGATAGAAAGGAACACCTTCTTAAAAAAGCAAAAGCACACAAAGCAACCGTTGTTTTCTGGCAAATAAAGTTCTGCGAGCCGGAGGCATTTGATAGACCGGATATAATAGATCATTTGAAGCAGCATAATGTTAAAACCCATGTCTTCGAAGTCGAATTACAGATGAACAGCTTTGAAAGTATAAAAACAAGACTTCAGGCATTTAAAGAGCTTATGGAGGTGTAG
- a CDS encoding menaquinone biosynthesis protein, with translation MPYINVDPFFYTLEYEKEEPLINLVSVYPRRMGELAHRKDALDAGTISVMDFLKLQDTYEPLDKLCVAVKSKAGSVTLFSKAPLEKLKLRKIGITNQTSTSKVLLRIILENRYGISSIEYIDNPEPDNVDAYLFIGNAALTYTHIGLKGFKYIYDIGEEWYKWTGLPFVFAIWAVNKNMKKPDRQRLIGILSASLDVFGKYEKSMAKKRAAELSLSPSIIEDYWHLFIYRQTETVDKSLELFISYVKRIKEVWHG, from the coding sequence ATGCCATATATTAATGTAGATCCTTTTTTTTATACGCTTGAATATGAAAAGGAAGAACCTCTGATAAACCTTGTTTCTGTATATCCAAGAAGGATGGGAGAACTTGCCCATAGGAAAGATGCACTTGATGCAGGGACTATCTCTGTCATGGATTTCTTAAAGCTTCAAGATACTTATGAACCTCTTGATAAGTTATGCGTTGCAGTAAAATCAAAAGCAGGCAGTGTTACCCTGTTTTCAAAAGCACCTCTGGAAAAATTGAAATTGCGTAAGATCGGCATAACAAATCAAACATCGACATCTAAGGTATTGCTCAGGATTATACTGGAAAACAGGTACGGCATATCATCCATTGAATATATTGATAATCCCGAGCCCGACAATGTCGATGCTTATCTTTTTATAGGAAATGCTGCGCTCACTTATACACATATCGGGTTAAAAGGGTTTAAATATATATATGACATTGGTGAGGAGTGGTATAAATGGACAGGCTTACCTTTTGTTTTTGCTATATGGGCAGTAAATAAAAATATGAAAAAGCCGGATAGACAGCGTCTGATTGGCATATTGAGCGCGTCTCTTGACGTTTTCGGCAAGTATGAAAAATCAATGGCAAAGAAACGTGCAGCAGAATTATCCCTCAGTCCTTCTATTATAGAAGATTACTGGCATTTGTTTATTTACAGGCAAACAGAAACTGTAGATAAAAGTCTTGAGTTGTTTATATCTTATGTAAAACGAATAAAGGAGGTATGGCATGGATAA
- a CDS encoding RNA polymerase factor sigma-32, which translates to MQIKVVNDNISKYLAQIEKYPLLTPEEEEKLAIKYYEHKDIDAAHKLVTANLRFVVKIALEYRHYHTKLMDLIQEGNLGMMMAVKKFNPYKGFRLISYAVWWIRAYIQNFIMKTWSLVKIGTTQLQRKLFYSLNKKSANQNNVELSIDELEIEKKAKDFENRLRLSDVSLDTTLDEESRETHLDQLTDETEDIEGNISKIEERKVLKKTVNHALELLPDREKYIIKYRVMSENPLSLQEIGDRYNISKERVRQLEQKALTKLKHSIVPAIVN; encoded by the coding sequence ATGCAGATAAAAGTTGTAAATGATAACATCTCAAAATATCTTGCGCAGATAGAGAAATACCCTCTTCTTACACCAGAGGAAGAGGAAAAGTTAGCTATAAAATACTATGAACATAAGGACATAGATGCGGCACATAAGCTTGTAACTGCAAATCTTAGGTTTGTTGTTAAAATAGCACTTGAATATAGGCACTATCACACAAAGCTCATGGATTTGATACAAGAGGGTAATCTTGGCATGATGATGGCAGTTAAGAAGTTCAACCCTTATAAAGGTTTCAGACTCATTTCATATGCGGTTTGGTGGATAAGGGCTTATATACAGAATTTCATAATGAAAACATGGAGCCTTGTTAAGATCGGGACTACACAGCTTCAAAGAAAGCTTTTTTATTCTTTGAATAAGAAATCTGCTAATCAAAACAACGTTGAATTATCAATTGACGAGCTTGAGATTGAGAAAAAAGCAAAAGATTTTGAGAACAGGCTTAGGTTAAGCGATGTTTCTCTTGATACGACACTTGATGAAGAAAGCAGAGAGACACATCTTGATCAGCTAACAGACGAAACAGAAGACATAGAAGGAAATATAAGTAAGATAGAAGAAAGAAAAGTGCTGAAAAAGACGGTTAACCATGCACTTGAACTTTTACCAGACAGAGAGAAGTATATTATTAAGTACAGGGTTATGTCGGAAAATCCACTGTCACTTCAAGAAATAGGCGATAGATACAACATATCTAAGGAAAGGGTAAGACAGCTCGAACAAAAAGCGCTTACAAAGTTAAAACATTCTATAGTTCCGGCTATTGTAAATTAA
- a CDS encoding outer membrane protein transport protein, with product MKRYSIRISIALLTILLIPVSAFSNGYTSPWLGGELSGPGVANGAGVYWNPAAIGAIKGNSIFFTLEPTYEYVSYQRYGVNQNGSPYNRVSFNDWAPLPTFAATFELPKNFGFGLGIYAPFARIANYPSNGPERFNGISETLAIVNITPALTYKITPALIIGAGISYVYGSLDVHESTTLDTVNPSDENPLYEAKVHLKNNTGSTYGWNAGIYYHPTHNFTAGLSYMARTYYTLEGNADITISPQMASLIGSSQFTAKSQLSFSMPQMVALGIHFEPTPSWIVDITEQWINWSIYKTIHIKLYDASNVLANREENMLTGFEDTLSSKIWTGYKGFKKWLIAAGATYDPSGIPLNHIYALNLEFNKIELFAEANYDITKSSTIGIGFDHNITQDANVTESVIQPSSNGLYKADIEKITLLYNYKF from the coding sequence ATGAAAAGGTATTCAATAAGAATATCTATAGCTTTACTTACTATATTACTGATACCCGTGTCTGCGTTTTCCAATGGATACACTTCTCCATGGCTTGGCGGCGAGCTTTCAGGTCCCGGTGTGGCTAATGGTGCAGGTGTATACTGGAATCCGGCAGCAATCGGTGCAATAAAGGGGAACAGCATATTTTTTACTTTAGAGCCTACCTATGAATATGTTAGCTATCAAAGATATGGTGTTAATCAAAACGGGTCTCCTTATAACAGGGTTAGTTTTAATGACTGGGCACCCTTACCAACATTCGCTGCAACATTTGAGTTACCGAAAAACTTTGGATTTGGTTTGGGCATTTATGCACCGTTCGCAAGAATCGCAAACTATCCTTCAAATGGTCCTGAACGTTTTAATGGTATTTCTGAAACACTCGCTATAGTGAATATTACACCGGCCTTGACGTACAAGATAACACCCGCATTAATAATCGGTGCCGGGATTAGTTACGTATATGGTTCGCTTGATGTGCATGAAAGTACAACCCTTGATACCGTAAATCCTTCCGATGAAAATCCTTTGTACGAAGCAAAGGTTCATTTAAAAAACAATACGGGTTCTACCTACGGTTGGAATGCGGGGATATACTACCATCCAACGCATAATTTTACCGCGGGCTTATCGTATATGGCAAGAACATATTATACCTTAGAAGGTAATGCCGATATTACAATTTCACCTCAGATGGCAAGCCTAATCGGTTCTTCCCAATTTACGGCAAAATCACAATTGTCTTTCTCAATGCCTCAAATGGTAGCTCTTGGTATACATTTTGAGCCGACGCCTTCATGGATTGTTGATATAACAGAACAATGGATCAATTGGTCAATATATAAAACCATTCATATAAAACTTTATGATGCATCAAACGTTCTTGCAAACAGAGAAGAAAATATGCTGACGGGTTTTGAAGATACTCTAAGTTCAAAGATCTGGACGGGCTACAAAGGATTCAAAAAGTGGCTAATAGCAGCAGGTGCAACTTATGATCCCTCTGGTATCCCGCTTAATCACATATACGCCCTTAATCTTGAATTTAATAAAATCGAGTTATTTGCTGAGGCTAATTATGATATAACAAAATCTTCAACTATCGGAATTGGCTTTGACCATAACATTACACAGGATGCGAATGTTACCGAAAGTGTTATTCAACCGTCATCAAATGGTTTGTATAAGGCTGATATCGAGAAGATTACCTTGCTCTATAATTATAAGTTTTAA
- a CDS encoding acyl-CoA dehydratase activase: protein MKYFAGIDVGSLTAKAVLIDENKSILGYYVQPIGYDSLASGTHVLEQVLKKAGLKQENITGTVTTGYSRKRFSESAIQKTEISCHAKGISIVFPQARTLIDVGGQDSKVMKIGNNGKVLDFAMNDKCAAGTGRFVEVMAHALGLSLNGISDSALNHSNELLLSSTCTVFAESEIVSLLSQGNIVPDISWAIMKSIADRVAALVGRVGTEKEVAMSGGMAKNQALVQRLADKLATSILVPEEPQIIGALGAAVIAMGQ from the coding sequence ATGAAATATTTTGCAGGTATTGATGTAGGTTCCTTAACGGCAAAGGCCGTTTTGATTGATGAGAATAAAAGTATTCTCGGTTACTATGTTCAGCCAATAGGCTATGACAGCCTGGCTTCAGGGACTCACGTGCTTGAGCAGGTACTTAAAAAGGCAGGTCTCAAGCAGGAGAATATTACAGGTACTGTTACAACAGGCTACAGCAGAAAAAGATTCTCCGAATCGGCTATACAGAAAACGGAGATAAGCTGTCATGCAAAGGGCATATCGATTGTGTTTCCTCAAGCGAGAACGCTCATTGATGTAGGGGGACAGGACAGTAAGGTTATGAAGATTGGTAATAACGGCAAGGTCCTTGATTTTGCAATGAACGATAAATGTGCAGCAGGCACTGGCAGGTTTGTAGAGGTTATGGCCCATGCACTCGGGCTCTCACTTAATGGGATATCCGACTCAGCCCTTAATCATAGTAACGAACTTCTGCTCAGCAGTACCTGTACGGTCTTTGCAGAATCAGAGATTGTTTCCCTTTTATCACAGGGTAATATCGTACCCGATATATCATGGGCTATTATGAAGTCTATTGCAGACAGGGTTGCTGCACTTGTTGGCAGGGTCGGTACAGAAAAAGAGGTAGCAATGAGCGGAGGAATGGCTAAAAATCAGGCACTTGTTCAAAGACTTGCGGATAAGCTTGCAACAAGTATACTTGTACCAGAAGAACCCCAGATAATTGGTGCTCTTGGTGCTGCCGTCATAGCCATGGGGCAGTAA